In a genomic window of Planctomycetia bacterium:
- a CDS encoding alpha/beta fold hydrolase, which produces MCQDVTFFRCGFACAALCVSLASLSRGDEPAAQDLADEILAAARGELPKLPVPTFGGLQHWNDTQIIGGWRIQQNVLTGHYRLLDNDERRQAWGVQSVCQRRLDTACENGDAKPARGEVVIVLHGLGSGRWAMQSLVKHLRESGFTVVDVGYSTTSGTVADHAETLAKIVSSFDEAEKLHFVAHSLGNLVTRRYFADLAADKRDRRTRDRIGRMVMLAPPNHGSERAKFWAESQLFVNTLGPTVKEMGPHWKELEATLAVPPGEFGIIAGGLGNQSGFNLTIDGDDDGTLSVDETRLDGAADFAVVSCTHSLLVYHDDVLQYTTRFLRHGRFQGEE; this is translated from the coding sequence ATGTGTCAGGACGTCACATTCTTTCGGTGCGGGTTCGCCTGCGCGGCGCTATGTGTTTCGTTGGCGTCGCTGTCGCGTGGCGACGAACCAGCGGCCCAGGATCTCGCCGATGAAATCCTGGCGGCCGCGCGCGGCGAGTTGCCGAAACTGCCCGTGCCGACGTTCGGCGGCCTTCAGCATTGGAACGACACGCAGATCATCGGCGGCTGGCGCATTCAGCAGAACGTCCTCACCGGGCACTACCGGCTGCTGGATAACGACGAGCGCCGGCAAGCCTGGGGCGTTCAATCCGTTTGCCAGCGTCGCCTCGACACGGCCTGCGAAAATGGCGACGCGAAGCCCGCGCGCGGAGAAGTGGTGATCGTGCTGCACGGACTCGGCAGCGGGCGCTGGGCGATGCAGTCGCTGGTCAAGCACCTCCGCGAGTCCGGCTTCACGGTGGTCGACGTCGGCTACTCCACCACGTCCGGCACGGTCGCCGATCACGCCGAAACGCTAGCGAAGATCGTGAGCAGCTTCGACGAAGCAGAGAAGCTGCACTTCGTCGCGCACAGCTTGGGCAATCTCGTCACGCGCCGCTACTTCGCCGACCTCGCCGCGGACAAGCGAGATCGTCGAACGCGCGATCGCATCGGCCGCATGGTGATGCTGGCGCCGCCCAATCATGGTTCCGAGCGCGCCAAGTTCTGGGCGGAGAGTCAACTATTCGTCAACACGCTCGGACCCACGGTGAAAGAAATGGGCCCCCACTGGAAAGAACTCGAAGCCACGCTCGCCGTGCCCCCCGGCGAGTTCGGCATCATCGCCGGCGGCCTCGGCAATCAATCCGGCTTCAACCTCACCATCGACGGCGACGACGACGGCACGCTCTCGGTCGACGAAACCCGCCTCGACGGCGCAGCCGACTTTGCGGTCGTCTCTTGTACGCATTCTTTGCTCGTCTATCACGACGACGTATTGCAATACACGACGCGGTTCCTGCGGCACGGAAGGTTTCAAGGCGAGGAATGA
- a CDS encoding ROK family protein: MSTRQLISATAAKPPFFAGVDLGGTNIKAGLVDDLGRPMSWVSVPTDPRTGPEDAAKRMGEAVLEAIKQAGAERERVVRAGLGSPGTMDIPAGKLLEPPNLPGWDNFPIRDRVSYYSGLPVSFANDGGAAAYGEFWVGSGEDFRSMVLLTLGTGIGGGIIVNNFSLDGEHSHGAECGHIIIDYQADARVCNCGRKGHLEGYASATALMKRTQEALDSGRKSSLSHRLDNGEKLTPILIGMAAETGDSLAEELIMETAMYLGVGVVSLMHTIDPDGVVLGGAMTFGGHETELGRRFLNRVKQEVDERAFPIPAQKTVIDYARLGGDAGFIGAAGIARADYHREKG; this comes from the coding sequence ATGTCCACCCGCCAACTCATTTCCGCCACGGCCGCCAAGCCGCCGTTTTTTGCCGGCGTCGACCTGGGCGGGACGAACATCAAAGCTGGCCTCGTCGACGACCTGGGCCGGCCAATGTCCTGGGTCAGCGTGCCGACGGATCCCCGTACTGGGCCGGAAGACGCCGCGAAGCGTATGGGCGAAGCGGTCCTGGAAGCCATTAAGCAGGCCGGCGCCGAACGGGAGCGCGTGGTCCGCGCCGGGCTCGGCAGCCCTGGCACGATGGACATTCCCGCCGGCAAGCTGCTCGAACCGCCCAATCTGCCCGGCTGGGACAATTTTCCGATCCGCGACCGCGTCAGCTACTACAGCGGGCTGCCGGTCTCCTTTGCCAATGACGGCGGAGCGGCCGCTTACGGCGAGTTCTGGGTCGGCTCCGGCGAAGATTTCCGCAGCATGGTCCTGCTGACGCTCGGCACCGGCATCGGCGGCGGGATCATCGTCAACAACTTCTCGCTCGACGGCGAGCACAGCCACGGCGCCGAGTGCGGGCACATCATCATCGACTACCAGGCGGACGCCCGGGTCTGCAATTGCGGCCGCAAGGGGCATCTCGAAGGTTACGCCAGCGCCACGGCGCTCATGAAACGGACGCAAGAAGCCCTCGATAGCGGGCGCAAGAGTTCCCTGAGCCATCGGTTAGACAACGGCGAAAAACTTACGCCGATCCTGATCGGCATGGCGGCCGAAACCGGCGATTCACTCGCTGAAGAACTCATCATGGAAACCGCCATGTACCTCGGCGTGGGCGTGGTGAGCCTGATGCACACCATCGATCCGGACGGCGTGGTGCTCGGCGGCGCGATGACCTTCGGCGGCCACGAGACCGAGCTCGGCCGACGGTTCCTGAATCGCGTCAAACAGGAAGTCGACGAGCGGGCGTTCCCCATTCCCGCCCAAAAAACCGTCATCGACTACGCCCGCCTCGGCGGCGACGCCGGCTTCATCGGCGCAGCCGGAATCGCGCGGGCGGATTATCATAGGGAAAAAGGATGA